One Micromonospora eburnea genomic region harbors:
- a CDS encoding DMT family transporter: MRAKSNTTERDRITGLVLGGLGVLGFSMSLPATRIAVGEIDPWVVAFGRAVGAGLMAWFYLRLTGATRPTPAQWRRLAVVATGVVVGFPLFTSLALTTQTAAHGAVVVTVLPAATAVFAVLRAGERPPLMFWIASGAGLAAALVFMVASSGVTGAAAPTDLFLLAAVVLCGLGYAEGGGLARELGGARTICWALVLSLPVTVPVTAVAALAHPPRSDTAGWLGFAYLTVVSMFLGFFAWYAGLARGGIARIGQIQLAQPVLTLAWSALLLDERVTILAIGASLLVLACVVLTQRTRGNGPAADPAHPPASLTTRT, from the coding sequence ATGAGGGCAAAGAGTAACACTACTGAGCGCGATCGGATAACGGGCCTGGTCCTCGGCGGGCTGGGCGTGCTGGGTTTCAGCATGTCGCTGCCCGCCACCCGCATCGCGGTCGGCGAGATCGACCCCTGGGTCGTCGCCTTCGGCCGCGCCGTCGGAGCCGGCCTCATGGCCTGGTTCTACCTACGCCTCACCGGGGCGACGAGGCCGACCCCCGCGCAGTGGCGCCGCCTGGCGGTGGTCGCCACGGGCGTGGTGGTCGGGTTCCCCCTGTTCACCTCCCTCGCCCTCACCACCCAGACGGCGGCCCACGGCGCGGTCGTCGTCACCGTGCTGCCGGCCGCGACCGCGGTGTTCGCCGTGCTGCGGGCCGGGGAACGCCCGCCGCTGATGTTCTGGATCGCCAGTGGAGCCGGGCTGGCCGCCGCGCTCGTCTTCATGGTCGCCAGCAGCGGCGTGACGGGCGCCGCGGCGCCCACGGACCTGTTCCTGCTCGCCGCCGTCGTGCTCTGCGGCCTCGGGTACGCCGAGGGTGGCGGGCTGGCGCGCGAACTCGGCGGCGCCCGCACCATCTGCTGGGCGCTGGTCCTGTCCCTGCCGGTCACCGTGCCGGTCACCGCGGTCGCCGCCCTCGCCCATCCACCACGATCCGACACCGCCGGATGGCTCGGGTTCGCCTATCTGACCGTCGTGTCCATGTTCCTCGGCTTCTTCGCCTGGTACGCCGGCCTGGCCCGCGGCGGTATCGCCCGCATCGGGCAGATCCAGCTCGCCCAGCCGGTGCTCACCCTCGCCTGGTCGGCCCTGTTACTCGACGAACGCGTAACCATCCTGGCCATCGGGGCTTCGCTACTCGTGCTGGCCTGCGTCGTCCTCACCCAACGGACCCGTGGTAACGGGCCGGCGGCTGACCCGGCTCATCCGCCGGCTTCGCTCACCACGCGAACCTGA
- a CDS encoding PLP-dependent aminotransferase family protein, producing MNDDNALVRVIQDLRTRAAGAAPGTRLPSIRELTGRHRASPVTVTRAIRQLVADGLVEARPGRGTFVAAHPDRHPLPDLSWQAVALGPRPDGEEAMQALLAVARPGTIPLSSGYLDAELHPVAAIGAALARAARQPAAWQRGPVEGREDLRAWFAREAGGGLRADDMVICPGGQAALSTAFRALTAPGDTVLVESPTYLGALAAARAAGLRVVPVPADVDGVRPELLAAAFTRTGARLFYCQPLYANPHGAVLATARRTQVADAVRAAGAFLLEDDYARDLTIEGEPPPPLAADDPDGHVIYLRSLTKSVAPGLRVAAIGARGPAGARLRSARVLDDFFVAGPMQQAALDLVTSPAWDRHLRTLRKALRARRDALLAALRRHLPAVTPVCVPRGGLHVWVGLPEGLDDTELAVAAAAERVVVFPGRPWHAAEPLAPYLRLTFAAAPPDVLDEGVRRLARAVSALD from the coding sequence ATGAATGACGATAACGCACTGGTACGCGTTATCCAAGATCTACGGACGCGCGCCGCCGGCGCCGCACCCGGCACACGGCTGCCCTCGATCAGGGAGCTGACCGGACGGCACCGTGCCTCGCCGGTGACCGTCACGCGGGCGATCCGGCAACTCGTCGCCGACGGCCTCGTCGAGGCGCGGCCGGGCCGGGGAACCTTCGTGGCCGCCCACCCCGACCGGCACCCGCTACCGGACCTGTCGTGGCAGGCGGTCGCCCTCGGCCCCCGCCCCGACGGCGAGGAGGCGATGCAGGCTCTGCTCGCCGTCGCCCGACCCGGCACGATCCCGCTCTCCAGCGGCTACCTCGACGCCGAGCTGCATCCGGTCGCCGCGATCGGCGCGGCCCTGGCCCGGGCCGCCCGGCAGCCGGCAGCCTGGCAGCGCGGCCCGGTCGAAGGCCGGGAGGACCTGCGGGCATGGTTCGCCCGGGAGGCGGGAGGCGGGCTACGCGCCGACGACATGGTCATCTGCCCCGGCGGGCAGGCCGCCCTGTCGACGGCGTTCCGCGCCCTGACGGCCCCCGGCGACACCGTGCTGGTGGAGTCCCCGACCTACCTCGGCGCGCTCGCCGCCGCTCGGGCGGCCGGACTGCGCGTGGTGCCCGTACCGGCCGACGTCGACGGCGTCCGGCCGGAGCTGCTCGCCGCGGCGTTCACCCGAACCGGCGCCCGGCTGTTCTACTGCCAGCCGCTGTACGCCAACCCGCACGGCGCGGTGCTCGCCACGGCAAGGCGTACGCAGGTGGCCGACGCGGTCCGGGCCGCCGGAGCGTTCCTGTTGGAGGACGACTACGCCCGGGATCTCACCATCGAGGGCGAACCGCCGCCGCCCCTGGCCGCCGACGACCCCGACGGGCACGTGATCTACCTACGGTCGCTGACCAAATCGGTCGCACCCGGCCTGCGGGTGGCCGCGATCGGTGCCCGCGGCCCCGCCGGGGCGCGGTTGCGTTCGGCCCGGGTCCTCGACGACTTCTTCGTCGCCGGCCCGATGCAGCAGGCCGCGCTGGACCTCGTCACCTCGCCCGCCTGGGACCGCCACCTGCGTACCCTGCGAAAGGCGCTGCGGGCCCGTCGTGACGCCCTGCTCGCGGCCCTGCGCCGCCACCTGCCGGCGGTCACGCCGGTCTGCGTGCCCCGGGGCGGCCTGCACGTGTGGGTCGGCCTCCCCGAGGGCCTGGACGACACCGAACTGGCCGTCGCGGCCGCCGCCGAACGGGTTGTCGTCTTTCCCGGGCGTCCCTGGCACGCCGCCGAACCACTGGCGCCATACCTGCGCCTGACCTTCGCCGCAGCGCCCCCTGACGTGCTCGACGAGGGCGTACGCCGCCTCGCCCGAGCCGTCAGCGCACTAGACTAG